A genome region from Chengkuizengella sp. SCS-71B includes the following:
- a CDS encoding Gfo/Idh/MocA family protein produces the protein MAKRIKFSLIGGGFRAQFYLRIAQALPDQFIVSGMVVRDEIKGRQLEVQWNVVTYRSIDELLQNENPDFAVLCVSRMASPSYLFDLANREIPVLAETPPAPDFDGLLALTDLMERGAKIQVAEQYVFQPMHAAYLKVVESRRLGDVNEATVSVSHAYHGMSLIRKMLGIGCEEAQIQAMRFQSPWVSGPNRKGIPEAEKIVMSRRDIAWIRFGDKLGIYDFTKDQHRSWIRSNSISLRGVRGEIFDQRLNVLEDYKTPLYLDFKRINKGEEGNLEGYFLEGILAGERWVYKNPFAPARLFDDEIAIADCLIKMADYISGGPSFYSLSEAAQDHYLGLLVEKAIETESIVTSENQPWHEFMNK, from the coding sequence ATGGCAAAACGCATTAAGTTTAGCTTAATTGGCGGGGGGTTTCGTGCACAATTTTACTTAAGAATAGCTCAGGCCTTGCCAGATCAGTTTATTGTATCGGGAATGGTTGTTAGAGATGAGATAAAAGGAAGGCAATTGGAGGTTCAGTGGAACGTAGTTACTTATCGATCAATTGATGAATTGCTTCAAAATGAAAACCCAGATTTTGCAGTGTTGTGTGTGAGTAGAATGGCTAGTCCAAGCTATCTATTTGATTTAGCGAATCGAGAAATTCCTGTACTTGCGGAAACACCTCCTGCACCTGATTTCGATGGTTTATTAGCATTGACAGATCTAATGGAGCGTGGAGCAAAGATTCAGGTCGCAGAACAATATGTTTTTCAACCGATGCATGCTGCTTATTTAAAAGTTGTAGAGTCCAGAAGGCTAGGGGATGTAAACGAAGCGACTGTTTCTGTTTCTCATGCTTATCATGGAATGAGCTTGATTCGTAAAATGTTAGGAATTGGTTGTGAGGAGGCGCAAATTCAAGCGATGCGTTTTCAATCTCCTTGGGTATCTGGCCCCAATCGAAAGGGTATTCCTGAAGCAGAAAAAATTGTGATGTCTAGAAGAGATATCGCATGGATCAGATTTGGCGATAAATTAGGAATTTATGATTTCACAAAAGATCAACATAGATCTTGGATTCGCTCTAATTCTATTTCTTTGCGCGGGGTGCGTGGGGAGATATTTGATCAACGATTAAATGTACTTGAAGATTATAAAACACCGCTTTATTTGGATTTTAAAAGAATAAACAAAGGTGAAGAAGGAAATTTAGAAGGATATTTTCTAGAGGGAATTTTGGCTGGGGAAAGATGGGTATATAAAAATCCATTTGCTCCAGCCCGATTATTTGATGACGAGATTGCGATTGCTGATTGTTTAATAAAAATGGCTGACTATATCTCAGGAGGACCTAGCTTCTACAGCTTATCTGAAGCAGCTCAGGATCATTATTTAGGGCTGTTAGTTGAGAAAGCGATTGAGACTGAAAGTATTGTAACTTCAGAGAATCAACCTTGGCATGAGTTTATGAATAAATAA
- a CDS encoding sugar kinase gives MNKQLEVVTFGESMGLFTPPMDKTLESAKQYFRSFGGAESNVAIGLARLGHSVGWFSRLGQDPIGVSILKTLRGENVDVTRVQLSEGVSTGFMMRHIKTGRVEVFYNRKSSAASMMKPEDVDEQYIKQAQILHITGITPSLSSSCRETVYYAVNIAKQNGIKICFDPNLRLKLWSIEEARSTLMPLIEKADYFLPGLEELELLFETKDWDVIQDKLKHLKATSIVKGGKGINYVVSKDGTSEVLYELADNVVDAIGAGDAFCAGFLSGVLNGLSPCKAVERAHLNASVVIQDHGDWEPLPEAKTIDQLISKQQFVER, from the coding sequence ATGAATAAGCAGTTAGAGGTAGTCACCTTTGGCGAGAGCATGGGGTTGTTTACCCCTCCAATGGACAAAACTTTAGAATCAGCAAAACAGTATTTTCGTTCATTTGGTGGAGCGGAAAGTAACGTTGCTATCGGGTTAGCTAGACTAGGGCATTCTGTTGGATGGTTTTCACGGTTAGGCCAAGATCCAATAGGTGTATCTATTTTGAAAACCTTAAGAGGTGAAAATGTAGATGTAACTAGAGTTCAGTTAAGTGAAGGCGTTTCGACAGGTTTTATGATGCGGCACATTAAAACAGGAAGAGTAGAAGTGTTTTATAATCGAAAATCATCAGCAGCAAGTATGATGAAACCAGAAGATGTGGATGAGCAATATATAAAACAGGCTCAAATATTACACATTACTGGGATTACACCTTCTCTTAGTTCATCATGTCGTGAAACGGTTTATTATGCTGTCAATATTGCAAAGCAGAACGGGATAAAGATTTGTTTTGATCCTAATTTAAGATTAAAGCTATGGAGCATAGAAGAGGCTCGCTCAACATTGATGCCGCTTATAGAAAAAGCAGATTATTTCCTGCCAGGATTAGAAGAGCTAGAGCTATTATTTGAGACTAAGGATTGGGATGTTATTCAAGATAAGTTAAAGCATTTAAAAGCTACATCGATTGTAAAAGGGGGCAAAGGAATTAATTATGTTGTTTCTAAGGATGGAACAAGCGAAGTATTGTATGAATTAGCCGATAATGTAGTTGATGCCATTGGTGCTGGAGATGCATTTTGTGCTGGTTTTTTATCAGGTGTATTAAATGGATTATCTCCATGCAAAGCGGTGGAAAGAGCTCATTTAAATGCATCTGTTGTCATTCAAGATCATGGTGACTGGGAGCCATTACCTGAAGCTAAAACAATAGATCAGTTGATATCAAAACAACAATTTGTAGAGAGATAG